The Streptomyces capitiformicae genome contains the following window.
TACTGGAACGCCGAGGAGAACCCTGTCAACCTCGAACTCGGCAGGATCGACGACCTGTACCACCATCACTACGGCGTCGGTGACGCCGACTGGTCCGTCCTCGACGACGACCCCGATCCGAAGCGCCGCCGGGCGCGCATCACCGCCGAACTGCACCGTCTGGAGCAGGCCCAGGCCGACCTGCTCGCCCGCCACCTCGGCCCCCTCTCCCCCGCCGACCGGGTCTTCGACGCCGGCTGCGGGCGCGGTGGCGGGAGTGTGGTGGCCCATCTGCGGTACGGGTGCGCCGCAGACGGGGTGACGATCTCCCGGAAGCAGGCCGACTTCGCGGGCGAGCAGGCCCGCAAGCGTGACATCGACGACCGGGTCCGCTACCACCATCGCGACATGCTCGACACGGGCCTGCCCTCCGGGGAGTTCGCGGCGTCCTGGAACAACGAGTCCACCATGTACGTCGAGCTGGACCTGCTCTTCGCCGAGCACGCCCGCCTGCTGCGCCGCGGCGGACGCTATGTCACGATCACCGGCTGCTACAACGACACCTACGGGCGGGCCTCACGCGAGGTGTCCCTCATCAACGCCCACTACATCTGCGACATCCACTCCCGCTCGGAGTACTTCCGGGCAATGGCCCGCAACCGTCTCGTCCCCGTCCACGTGCAGGATTTGACGGCCGCCGCTCTCCCCTACTGGGAACTGCGCAAACAGGCCGACCATCTGGTCACGGGCATCGAGGACACCTTCATCACCGCGTACGAGAACGGCAGCT
Protein-coding sequences here:
- a CDS encoding geranyl diphosphate 2-C-methyltransferase, encoding MIDAVTTNPAPLPNRSPANSSYQSRVADYWNAEENPVNLELGRIDDLYHHHYGVGDADWSVLDDDPDPKRRRARITAELHRLEQAQADLLARHLGPLSPADRVFDAGCGRGGGSVVAHLRYGCAADGVTISRKQADFAGEQARKRDIDDRVRYHHRDMLDTGLPSGEFAASWNNESTMYVELDLLFAEHARLLRRGGRYVTITGCYNDTYGRASREVSLINAHYICDIHSRSEYFRAMARNRLVPVHVQDLTAAALPYWELRKQADHLVTGIEDTFITAYENGSFQYLLIAADRV